In Panicum virgatum strain AP13 chromosome 4N, P.virgatum_v5, whole genome shotgun sequence, a single window of DNA contains:
- the LOC120671174 gene encoding pre-mRNA-processing-splicing factor 8A, producing MWSGAPPPPPPHMAAAPPPPGTAGAGAGQPPPPPPPAGAPQGAKPLTPAELEAQLVEKARKWHQLNSKRYGDKRKFGFVEAQKEDMPPEHVRKIIRDHGDMSSKKYRHDKRVYLGALKFVPHAVYKLLENMPMPWEQVRHVKVLYHITGAITFVNEIPWVVEPIYLAQWGTMWIMMRREKRDRRHFKRMRFPPFDDEEPPLDYADNLLDVEPLEAIQLELDSEEDAAVYEWFYDHKPLMKTKLINGPSYRKWHLSLPIMATLYRLAGQLLSDLIDRNYFYLFDMESFFTAKALNMCIPGGPKFEPLYRDMEKGDEDWNEFNDINKLIIRQPLRTEYRIAFPHLYNNRPRKVKLGVYHTPMIMYIKTEDPDLPAFYYDPLINPITSTNKVDRRERKATEEDDDEDFCLPEDVEPLLKNTELYTDTTAAGISLLFAPKPFNMRSGRTRRAEDIPLVSEWYKEHCPPAYPVKVRVSYQKLLKCYVLNELHHRPPKAQKKKHLFRSLQATKFFQTTELDWAEAGLQVCKQGYNMLNLLIHRKNLNYLHLDYNFNLKPVKTLTTKERKKSRFGNAFHLCREILRLTKLVVDANIQFRLGNVDAFQLADGLQYIFSHVGQLTGMYRYKYRLMRQIRMCKDLKHLIYYRFNTGPVGKGPGCGFWAPMWRVWLFFLRGIVPLLERWLGNLLARQFEGRHSKGVAKTVTKQRVESHFDLELRAAVMHDVLDAMPEGIKQNKARTILQHLSEAWRCWKANIPWKVPGLPVPIENMILRYVKSKADWWTNVAHYNRERIRRGATVDKTVCRKNLGRLTRLWLKAEQERQHNYLKDGPYVTPEEAVAIYTTTVHWLESRKFSPIPFPPLSYKHDTKLLILALERLKESYSVAVRLNQLQREELGLIEQAYDNPHEALSRIKRHLLTQRAFKEVGIEFMDLYSYLIPVYEIEPLEKITDAYLDQYLWYEGDKRHLFPNWVKPADSEPPPLLVYKWCQGINNLQDIWDTSDGQCVVMLQTKFEKFFEKIDLTLLNRLLRLVLDHNIADYVTAKNNVVLSYKDMSHTNSYGLIRGLQFASFVVQYYGLVLDLLILGLTRASEIAGPPQMPNEFLTFADTKIETRHPIRLYSRYIDKVHILFRFTHEEARDLIQRYLTEHPDPNNENMVGYNNKKCWPRDARMRLMKHDVNLGRSVFWDMKNRLPRSITTLEWENSFVSVYSKDNPNLLFSMCGFEVRILPKIRMTQEAFSNTKDGVWNLQNEQTKERTAIAFLRVDDEHMKVFENRVRQILMSSGSTTFTKIVNKWNTALIGLMTYFREATVHTQELLDLLVKCENKIQTRIKIGLNSKMPSRFPPVIFYTPKEIGGLGMLSMGHILIPQSDLRYSKQTDVGVTHFRSGMSHEEDQLIPNLYRYIQPWESEFIDSQRVWAEYALKRQEAQSQNRRLTLEDLEDSWDRGIPRINTLFQKDRHTLAYDKGWRVRTDFKQYQVLKQNPFWWTHQRHDGKLWNLNNYRTDVIQALGGVEGILEHTLFKGTYFPTWEGLFWEKASGFEESMKYKKLTNAQRSGLNQIPNRRFTLWWSPTINRANVYVGFQVQLDLTGIFMHGKIPTLKISLIQIFRAHLWQKIHESVVMDLCQVLDQELDALEIETVQKETIHPRKSYKMNSSCADVLLFAAHRWQMSKPSLVSESKDLFDQKASNKYWIDVQLRWGDYDSHDIERYTRAKFMDYTTDNMSIYPSPTGVMIGIDLAYNLHSAFGNWFPGSKPLLQQAMNKIMKSNPALYVLRERIRKGLQLYSSEPTEPYLSSQNYGEIFSNQIIWFVDDTNVYRVTIHKTFEGNLTTKPINGAIFIFNPRTGQLFLKVIHTSVWAGQKRLGQLAKWKTAEEVAALVRSLPVEEQPKQIIVTRKGMLDPLEVHLLDFPNIVIKGSELQLPFQACLKIEKFGDLILKATEPQMVLYNIYDDWLKSISSYTAFSRIVLILRALHVNNEKAKMLLKPDKTIVTEPHHIWPTLNDEQWLKVECALRDLILSDYAKKNNVNTSALTQSEIRDIILGAEIAPPSQQRQQIAEIEKQSRETTQLTAVTTRTTNVHGDELIITTTSPYEQQAFASKTDWRVRAISATNLYLRVNHIYVNSDDIKETGYTYIMPKNILKKFICIADLRTQIAGFLYGLSPQDNPQVKEIRCIAIPPQHGTHQMVTLPANLPEHEFLNDLEPLGWMHTQPNEAPQLSPQDLTSHAKILESNKQWDGEKCIILTCSFTPGSCSLTAYKLTPSGYEWGRSNKDNGSNPHGYLPTHYEKVQMLLSDRFLGFYMVPDNAPWNFNFMGVKHDPQMKYNMKLGMPRDFYHEDHRPTHFLEFSNIEEGEVAEGDREDTFS from the exons ATGTGGAGcggcgcgccgcctccgccgccgccgcacatggCGGCGGCCCCGCCTCCCCCGGGCACGGCGGGGGCCGGGGCGGGccagcccccgcccccgccgccgccggccggggcgccGCAGGGCGCCAAGCCGCTGACGCCGGCGGAGCTGGAGGCGCAGCTGGTGGAGAAGGCCCGCAAGTGGCACCAGCTCAACTCCAAGCGCTACGGCGACAAGCGCAAGTTCGGGTTCGTCGAGGCGCAGAAGGAGGACATGCCTCCTGAGCACGTCCGCAAAATCATCAG AGACCACGGAGACATGTCCTCCAAGAAGTACAGGCATGACAAACGTGTTTATCTTGGAGCACTCAAATTTGTGCCCCATGCTGTCTATAAACTACTGGAGAACATGCCGATGCCTTGGGAGCAG GTTCGGCATGTGAAAGTCTTGTATCACATTACTGGGGCTATCACTTTTGTAAATGAAATCCCATGGGTTGTGGAACCCATATACCTTGCACAG TGGGGTACAATGTGGATCATGATGCGGAGAGAGAAGAGGGATAGGCGACATTTTAAACGAATGCGCTTTCCTCCATTTGATGATGAGGAACCTCCACTGGACTATGCTGATAATCTGTTGGATGTTGAACCCCTCGAGGCCATTCAATTGGAGTTGGACAGCGAAGAAGATGCAGCTGTCTATGAATGGTTCTATGATCACAAGCCTCTTATGAAGACCAAGCTTATAAATGGCCCCAGCTACAGGAAATGGCATCTATCTCTTCCCATAATGGCAACATTATATCGCCTTGCTGGCCAGCTGTTGTCAGACCTGATTGATAGGAATTATTTCTACTTGTTTGACATGGAGTCTTTCTTTACTGCCAAGGCACTTAATATGTGCATTCCAG GGGGTCCGAAGTTCGAGCCTCTGTACCGTGATATGGAGAAGGGTGATGAGGACTGGAATGAGTTTAATGACATAAATAAACTCATCATACGTCAGCCACTTCGGACTGAGTACAGGATTGCTTTCCCTCATCTGTACAATAACAGGCCAAGAAAAGTGAAACTTGGGGTCTATCATACCCCCATGATAATGTATATCAAGACAGAGGATCCAGATTTGCCAGCATTCTACTACGATCCTCTGATAAATCCCATCACTTCAACTAACAAGGTTGATCGTCGGGAGAGGAAAGCAACTGAAGAGGACGATGATGAAGATTTTTGTCTCCCAGAAGACGTGGAGCCTCTCTTGAAAAACACTGAACTCTACACTGATACAACAGCTGCTGGTATATCCTTACTTTTTGCTCCAAAGCCTTTTAACATGAGATCTGGCAGAACACGTCGTGCTGAGGACATTCCTCTTGTATCAGAGTGGTACAAGGAGCATTG CCCACCAGCTTATCCTGTGAAAGTTCGTGTGAGTTACCAGAAGCTGTTGAAGTGTTATGTACTCAATGAGCTACACCATAGGCCTCCCAAGGCTCAGAAAAAGAAGCACCTGTTCCGTTCACTCCAAGCTACAAAGTTTTTCCAAACTACTGAGCTTGACTGGGCAGAGGCAGGCTTGCAAGTTTGCAAGCAGGGTTACAACATGCTGAACTTGTTGATTCACAGGAAGAATCTTAACTATCTTCATTTAGACTACAATTTTAATTTGAAACCCGTGAAGACTCTTACCACAAAGGAAAGGAAGAAATCTCGTTTTGGAAATGCATTCCATCTGTGTCGTGAGATTTTACGACTTACTAAGTTGGTTGTTGATGCTAACATCCAGTTCCGTCTGGGAAATGTTGATGCTTTCCAGTTGGCAGATGGTCTGCAATACATATTCTCTCATGTTGGCCAGTTAACTGGTATGTATAGGTACAAGTATCGGTTGATGAGGCAGATTAGGATGTGCAAAGATCTGAAGCACTTGATATATTACCGTTTCAACACTGGCCCTGTTGGAAAAGGACCTGGCTGTGGGTTCTGGGCTCCAATGTGGAGAGTGTGGCTCTTCTTCCTTCGGGGTATTGTCCCATTATTGGAGCGCTGGTTAGGTAACCTGTTGGCAAGGCAGTTTGAGGGTAGACATTCAAAGGGAGTAGCCAAAACAGTAACAAAGCAACGTGTTGAGTCTCATTTTGATTTAGAGCTTCGTGCCGCAGTTATGCACGATGTTCTAGATGCTATGCCAGAGGGCATCAAGCAAAACAAGGCCCGAACTATACTGCAGCATCTTAGTGAGGCATGGCGATGCTGGAAGGCAAATATCCCATGGAAAGTCCCTGGTCTGCCTGTGCCTATTGAGAACATGATTCTTCGTTATGTGAAGTCAAAGGCAGATTGGTGGACAAATGTTGCTCACTACAACCGTGAGCGTATCAGGCGTGGTGCTACAGTTGACAAGACTGTTTGTCGGAAGAATCTTGGAAGGTTAACTCGTCTGTGGCTGAAGGCAGAACAAGAGAGACAACACAACTACTTGAAAGATGGGCCATATGTAACTCCTGAGGAAGCTGTTGCTATTTATACAACAACAGTTCACTGGCTGGAATCTAGAAAGTTCTCGCCAATTCCTTTTCCGCCACTATCATACAAGCATGACACCAAACTTCTTATACTTGCACTGGAAAGGCTGAAGGAGTCATACAGTGTAGCAGTTAGGTTGAACCAACTGCAACGGGAGGAACTTGGGTTGATTGAACAAGCGTATGATAATCCACATGAAGCACTGTCAAGGATAAAAAGGCATCTTCTTACTCAGCGTGCTTTCAAAGAGGTTGGCATAGAATTCATGGACTTGTACAGCTACTTGATTCCAGTATATGAAATCGAACCTCTTGAAAAAATCACTGATGCATACCTTGACCAGTACTTGTGGTATGAGGGGGATAAACGCCATCTCTTCCCAAATTGGGTCAAGCCTGCTGATTCAGAACCACCACCTCTGCTTGTTTATAAATGGTGCCAGGGCATAAATAATTTACAGGATATTTGGGACACAAGTGATGGACAGTGTGTTGTGATGCTCCAGACAAAATTTGAGAAGTTCTTTGAAAAAATTGATCTGACTCTGTTGAACAGGCTTCTTCGGTTGGTCTTAGATCATAACATAGCTGATTATGTTACTGCAAAGAACAATGTTGTGCTGTCTTACAAGGACATGAGCCACACAAATTCTTATGGTCTCATTAGAGGGCTTCAGTTCGCATCTTTTGTTGTTCAGTATTATGGCCTTGTGCTGGATCTCTTGATTCTCGGTCTGACACGTGCAAGTGAGATTGCTGGGCCACCTCAAATGCCAAATGAGTTCCTTACATTTGCTGACACAAAAATTGAGACAAGGCATCCCATCAGGTTGTATTCTCGATATATTGACAAGGTGCATATATTGTTCCGCTTCACCCATGAGGAAGCACGGGATTTAATTCAGCGTTACTTGACAGAACATCCTGATCCTAACAATGAGAACATGGTTGGTTACAATAACAAGAAATGTTGGCCTAGAGATGCAAGGATGAGGCTGATGAAACATGATGTAAATCTTGGAAGAAGTGTGTTCTGGGACATGAAGAACCGCCTTCCGAGGAGCATTACAACCTTAGAATGGGAGAATAGCTTTGTCTCTGTTTACAGCAAGGACAATCCAAACTTACTTTTTAGTATGTGTGGGTTTGAGGTCCGTATACTGCCAAAGATACGGATGACTCAGGAGGCATTCAGCAACACAAAGGATGGAGTATGGAATTTGCAGAATGAACAGACAAAAGAAAGGACAGCAATTGCCTTCCTGAGAGTCGATGATGAGCATATGAAAGTGTTCGAGAACCGTGTCCGGCAGATTCTAATGTCATCAGGGTCAACAACATTCACCAAGATAGTCAACAAGTGGAATACTGCTCTCATTGGCCTTATGACATATTTTCGTGAAGCAACAGTCCATACACAGGAGCTTCTGGATTTACTTGTCAAATGTGAAAACAAGATCCAGACCCGTATCAAAATTGGCCTGAATTCAAAGATGCCTAGTAGGTTTCCTCCTGTTATCTTCTATACACCTAAAGAAATTGGAGGTCTTGGTATGTTGTCGATGGGTCATATTCTTATACCACAAAGCGATCTTAGGTACAGTAAGCAGACAGATGTTGGTGTAACACATTTCCGAAGTGGTATGAGCCATGAAGAGGACCAGCTTATTCCTAACTTGTATCGCTACATCCAGCCGTGGGAGAGTGAGTTTATTGATTCACAGCGTGTTTGGGCTGAATATGCTTTGAAGAGGCAGGAAGCACAGTCACAGAACAGACGGTTAACTCTTGAGGATCTTGAAGACTCATGGGATAGAGGTATACCTCGTATCAACACTCTTTTCCAAAAGGACCGCCATACACTAGCGTATGACAAAGGATGGAGAGTGAGAACAGATTTTAAGCAATATCAAGTGCTGAAACAGAATCCATTCTGGTGGACACATCAGCGACATGATGGGAAACTTTGGAACCTAAATAACTACAGAACTGATGTCATTCAAGCACTTGGTGGTGTAGAAGGTATTCTGGAGCATACATTATTTAAAGGAACTTATTTCCCTACTTGGGAGGGTCTCTTTTGGGAGAAGGCATCAGGTTTCGAAGAGTCTATGAAATACAAGAAACTTACAAATGCACAGCGTTCTGGGCTCAACCAAATCCCCAATAGAAGGTTTACCCTGTGGTGGTCACCAACCATCAACCGTGCAAATGTGTATGTTGGTTTCCAGGTCCAGCTAGATCTTACAGGGATATTCATGCATGGGAAAATCCCGACATTGAAGATTTCTCTGATCCAGATCTTCCGTGCACATCTGTGGCAGAAGATCCATGAAAGTGTTGTTATGGATCTTTGCCAAGTTTTGGATCAAGAGTTGGATGCTCTGGAGATAGAGACTGTACAGAAAGAGACGATACATCCCAGGAAGAGTTACAAGATGAACAGTTCCTGTGCAGATGTCCTCCTTTTTGCTGCACACAGATGGCAGATGTCAAAGCCTAGCTTAGTTTCTGAGTCGAAGGATCTCTTTGATCAGAAAGCAAGTAACAAGTATTGGATTGATGTGCAACTGCGTTGGGGAGATTATGATTCACATGACATAGAACGTTATACAAGAGCCAAGTTCATGGATTACACAACAGACAATATGTCCATCTACCCGTCGCCAACTG GGGTGATGATTGGAATTGATCTAGCGTATAATCTGCACTCCGCTTTTGGCAACTGGTTCCCTGGGTCAAAGCCCCTACTTCAGCAAGCAATGAACAAGATCATGAAG TCAAATCCTGCTCTGTATGTGCTGAGGGAGAGGATAAGGAAGGGTCTGCAGTTGTACTCATCTGAACCCACTGAACCGTACCTTTCGTCACAGAACTATGGAGAGATCTTCAGCAATCAAATCATATGGTTTGTGGATGATACAAATGTGTATCGAGTCACCATTCACAAAACATTTGAGGGTAACTTGACCACAAAACCCATCAATGGTGCTATTTTCATTTTCAATCCAAGAACTGGTCAACTCTTTCTTAAG GTTATCCACACAAGTGTATGGGCGGGGCAAAAGCGTCTTGGACAGCTGGCCAAGTGGAAAACAGCTGAGGAAGTTGCTGCATTAGTTCGATCTCTTCCTGTAGAAGAGCAGCCAAAGCAAATTATTGTGACAAGGAAGGGTATGTTGGATCCTTTGGAGGTCCATCTACTTGACTTCCCTAACATTGTTATCAAGGGCAGCGAACTGCAGCTTCCTTTCCAGGCTTGCTTAAAGATTGAGAAGTTTGGTGACCTTATTCTGAAGGCAACTGAACCACAGATGGTCCTTTATAATATATATGATGATTGGTTGAAAAGTATCTCTTCATACACAGCATTCTCTCGTATCGTACTTATTCTACGGGCTCTACATGTGAATAACGAGAAGGCAAAGATGTTGCTCAAACCTGATAAAACAATTGTTACCGAACCACATCACATATGGCCAACTTTAAATGATGAACAGTGGTTGAAGGTTGAATGCGCACTAAGGGACCTCATTCTTTCTGATTATGCCAAGAAAAACAATGTTAATACTTCTGCATTGACACAATCTGAAATCCGAGATATCATACTTGGTGCGGAAATTGCTCCACCATCACAGCAGAGGCAACAGATTGCCGAGATTGAGAAACAG TCTCGAGAGACGACTCAGTTAACCGCTGTTACCACAAGGACGACGAATGTACATGGAGATGAGCTCATTATCACGACAACAAGTCCATATGAGCAACAAGCATTTGCATCAAAGACTGATTGGCGTGTCAGAGCAATCTCTGCCACAAACTTGTATCTTCGTGTCAATCACATTTATGTCAACTCTGATGATATAAAG GAGACTGGCTACACTTACATTATGCCAAAGAACATATTGAAGAAGTTCATATGCATAGCAGATCTGCGGACACAGATTGCAGGATTCTTGTATGGGCTGAGTCCACAGGACAATCCTCAAGTTAAAGAGATCAGGTGTATAGCCATTCCTCCACAGCATGGAACTCACCAGATGGTGACTCTGCCAGCAAATCTTCCTGAGCATGAGTTCCTTAATGACCTGGAACCATTGGGATGGATGCATACACAGCCGAATGAAGCTCCACAGCTATCACCACAG GATCTGACATCACATGCAAAGATTCTGGAGAGCAACAAACAATGGGATGGTGAGAAGTGTATCATCCTGACATGCAGCTTCACTCCAGGATCCTGCTCGTTGACTGCATACAAGCTGACACCAAGCGGTTACGAGTGGGGACGCAGCAACAAGGACAATGGGAGCAACCCTCATGGATACCTCCCAACTCATTACGAGAAGGTCCAGATGCTTCTGAGTGACCGCTTCCTTGGCTTCTACATG GTTCCAGATAACGCCCCTTGGAACTTCAACTTCATGGGTGTGAAGCATGACCCTCAGATGAAGTACAATATGAAGCTGGGCATGCCCCGGGACTTCTACCACGAGGACCACCGGCCAACACACTTCTTGGAGTTCAGCAACATCGAGGAGGGTGAGGTCGCGGAAGGGGATAGGGAGGATACCTTCTCATAG